One window of Biomphalaria glabrata chromosome 6, xgBioGlab47.1, whole genome shotgun sequence genomic DNA carries:
- the LOC106079892 gene encoding protein dissatisfaction-like, protein MSAATRIPPKSDRLLDIPCKVCGDRSSGKHYGIYSCDGCSGFFKRSIHKNRAYTCKAQGPLKGRCPVDKTHRNQCRACRLNKCFQADMNKEAVQHERGPRKPKTKPGDLTGPLLVDTRCHSSQEHPIDLSLGVSAPCPLLPMAYQHEVSLPNPHVFPDSQMLMLSYVNRFSDIMRVQAPSAFSSPMSTPLVTSFHQDILQEVMVRLMFTVVTWVRHIPAFISLCSADQTLLIASAWKELFLLGLVQWGLPVEHLISREELATSSVDLDDCVTVCQMIARIRELSLDPTEVTCVKAIALFKPDVSGLADKSQIQGIQDQAQLMLNRHIQLTYPRQMIRFGRLLMLLSKMQTIHGSVVERLFFRGLLASSSIEKLVGNIVHGDFL, encoded by the exons GTGATCGTCTGTTGGACATTCCCTGCAAAGTCTGCGGCGACAGAAGTTCCGGCAAGCATTATGGGATATACAGCTGTGATG GTTGCTCGGGCTTTTTCAAACGCAGCATCCACAAGAACAGGGCCTACACCTGCAAGGCTCAGGGGCCACTGAAGGGCCGTTGTCCGGTAGACAAAACCCACCGGAACCAGTGCCGGGCCTGCAGACTTAACAAGTGTTTTCAAGCAGACATGAACAAAGAAG CCGTCCAGCATGAGAGGGGTCCTCGGAAACCTAAAACTAAGCCTGGAGATCTCACGGGCCCTTTACTGGTGGACACCAGGTGTCACAGCTCGCAGGAACATCCCATAGACCTGAGCCTTGGGGTCAGCGCGCCCTGCCCTCTCTTGCCCATGGCCTACCAGCACGAGGTGTCGCTGCCCAACCCGCACGTGTTTCCTGACAGCCAGATGCTCATGCTGAGCTACGTGAACAGATTTAGTGACATCATGCGCGTGCAG GCCCCATCAGCGTTTAGCAGCCCAATGTCCACGCCTCTGGTGACCAGTTTCCACCAAGATATACTTCAAGAAGTAATGGTCAGACTCATGTTCACTGTGGTCACTTGGGTCCGACACATCCCAGCATTCATCTCTCTCTGCTCCGCTGAccag ACTCTTCTAATTGCCTCAGCGTGGAAAGAATTGTTTTTGCTCGGACTTGTGCAGTGGGGACTTCCGGTTGAGCATCTCATTTCCCGAGAAGAGCTCGCCACGTCCAGCGTTGACCTGGACGACTGTGTGACCGTGTGTCAGATGATCGCCAGGATCCGAGAGCTCTCCCTTGATCCGACCGAAGTCACGTGCGTCAAAGCGATTGCTCTATTTAAACCAG ACGTGTCCGGCCTGGCAGACAAGAGTCAAATCCAAGGAATCCAGGATCAAGCCCAGCTCATGCTTAACCGGCACATCCAGTTGACCTACCCCAGGCAAATGATCCGCTTCGGTCGTCTGCTGATGCTCCTGTCCAAGATGCAGACGATCCACGGCAGCGTGGTGGAGAGGCTGTTCTTCAGAGGCCTCCTGGCTTCCTCCTCCATCGAGAAACTCGTCGGGAACATTGTGCACGGTGATTTCTTGTGA